A window of the Arachis duranensis cultivar V14167 chromosome 5, aradu.V14167.gnm2.J7QH, whole genome shotgun sequence genome harbors these coding sequences:
- the LOC107487212 gene encoding uncharacterized protein LOC107487212 isoform X3, whose translation MACVASATTSSSYFPFTYDAFLSFRGEDTRSGFTGYLYYSLTNRGIKTFIDDEELGRGKEIASSLFTAIQQSRAAIVVLSKYYASSSFCLDELVKILDCVKGKGRLIIPVFYDVDPSDVRKQTGTYGEALAVHENKFKFERLKRWKIALEKIADLSGYHFKHGDGYEHKFVAKIVGHVSIEIKRATLPIVDHPVGLDSQVENVISLLNVGSSDGVCVLGIHGIGGIDEEKVTSERSEVDVEEEQGSPMAPLEAKHSACKLPDLLHESFTTYLTWFRNVEDLDLSEHNFTVLDESLKELCSLRSLSLNGCRELREIKGIPPNIKYFSARNCISLTYASKNMLLNKELHEDGAKDFVLPSSSIPNWVEHSSNNDSISFWFRNKLPEISLCVLVGPAVDFSCTHICPEFIINSSRGQAEHLESVETSNQLVDHIFITDPKLMKSKVNEVILENEWNHVVCKIKSCGQRGIAIKKLGIYFHKDRSSMENIQFIDPLLHKEELIMGNFQVNMQQQKYMASHERRLSLDLPLGMSFSLNDHVSREPNSSVQGPCVDDLCTLRLGLDYIDLPCHASSERDYGSDSTLLSLASNDTSNDGESNDDLWMYSKELSLRQCWQEPLDSHLRSNLMQLTSTSYNIRDEETAQAVLDHPANILAEYSQSPFLAETQNLQAPLFPSSLSGMAIREEFHHKTCCTVLPTTTDESFGNQVDVSQDDDADDLEMEGFYASLDAETNVISFSPNEETMEALKIALDFITNNNDASVFLDAQHCCIMKTSLDYLSSLSANDGLSGAMRALISEASTVFAHCSSSYIEANMKVESTASELLRADNLKSDLENNKNQFNDTVASEKELRQKLARLEEMKEELEKQIRTTNANIMASRKEQNTTRKRKRDVYVEGKALKAQMDVMKEKVPRLQHEHDLAKENQEKIKAEWSEFGEKFKKIVVKSAVQDYQEEFGFVLKQQVHDKNFNFY comes from the exons ATGGCATGTGTAGCGTCAGCAACCACCTCCTCCTCCTACTTTCCTTTCACCTATGATGCTTTTCTCAGCTTCAGAGGTGAGGATACCCGTTCTGGCTTCACTGGCTATCTCTATTACTCTCTCACAAATAGGGGAATCAAGACTTTCATTGATGATGAGGAGCTTGGGAGAGGGAAGGAGATCGCATCCTCACTTTTCACTGCAATCCAACAGTCCAGGGCCGCAATCGTTGTGCTCTCTAAGTATtatgcttcttcttcattttgtttgGATGAACTTGTCAAGATTCTTGACTGTGTTAAGGGAAAGGGCAGGTTGATTATTCCTGTTTTCTATGACGTGGATCCTTCTGATGTGCGGAAGCAGACAGGGACTTATGGAGAAGCATTGGCTGTGCATGAGAACAAGTTCAAGTTCGAGAGGCTTAAGAGATGGAAAATTGCTTTGGAGAAAATAGCAGACTTGTCTGGTTATCATTTCAAACACGG GGATGGATATGAGCACAAGTTTGTTGCCAAGATTGTTGGACATGTATCAATAGAGATTAAACGTGCTACTTTACCTATTGTAGATCACCCAGTTGGATTGGATTCCCAAGTGGAAAATGTAATTTCTCTTTTGAATGTTGGGTCTAGTGATGGAGTTTGCGTGCTCGGGATTCATGGAATTGGTGGAATAG ATGAAGAGAAAGTGACTTCTGAGAGGTCTGAAGTAGATGTTGAAGAAGAACAAGGGAGTCCAATGGCACCTTTGGAGGCAAAACATTCTGCCTGCAAACTACCAGATTTGCTCCATGAATCTTTTACAACTTATCTTACCTGGTTTCGCAATGTGGAAGATTTAGACCTGTCAGAGCATAATTTCACAGTTCTTGATGAAAGCCTCAAAGAACTTTGCTCCTTGAGGTCACTTAGTTTGAATGGCTGCAGAGAACTTCGAGAAATTAAAGGGATTCCACCAAACATAAAGTATTTCTCTGCAAGAAACTGCATATCCTTGACTTACGCCAGCAAAAACATGTTACTTAACAAG GAATTGCATGAGGATGGAGCCAAGGATTTTGTTCTTCCAAGTAGTAGCATCCCAAATTGGGTGGAGCATAGTAGCAAcaatgattcaatttctttctgGTTTCGCAACAAGCTTCCTGAAATCTCTTTATGTGTTCTTGTTGGACCTGCGGTTGATTTTTCGTGTACACACATTTGTCCGGAGTTTATCATCAACAGCAGCAGAGGTCAAGCGGAACATCTTGAATCAGTGGAGACATCCAATCAATTAGTGGATCATATATTTATTACTGATCCAAAATTGATGAAATCCAAAGTGAATGAAGTGATTTTAGAAAATGAATGGAATCATGTTGTGTGTAAAATTAAGTCTTGTGGCCAAAGGGGAATAGCTATCAAGAAACTTGGAATCTATTTTCACAAAGATAGAAGTAGCATGGAGAATATTCAATTTATTGATCCTCTGTTGCATAAAGAAGAGTTGATCATGGGAAATTTTCAGGTAAATATGCAACAACAGAAGTATATGGCATCACATGAAAGGAGGCTTTCATTGGATCTTCCTTTAGGAATGAGTTTTTCATTGAATGATCATGTGAGTAGGGAACCAAATTCCAGTGTGCAAG GCCCATGTGTTGATGATTTATGTACACTAAGGTTGGGCTTAGACTACATTGACCTGCCTTGTCATGCATCTTCAGAAAGGGATTATGGTTCAGATTCAACATTGTTAAGCTTAGCAAGTAATGATACTTCTAATGATGGGG AAAGTAATGATGATTTATGGATGTATAGCAAGGAGTTATCCCTGCGTCAATGTTGGCAAGAACCTTTGGACTCTCACCTGAGATCAAATTTAATGCAATTAACATCCACAAGCTACAACATTAGAGATGAAGAGACAG CCCAAGCAGTGCTGGATCACCCTGCTAATATACTGGCAGAATATTCTCAATCCCCATTTTTGGCTGAGACACAAAACCTTCAAGCTCCATTATTTCCCTCTTCATTAAGTGGAATGGCTATTAGAGAAGAATTTCATCACAAAACATGTTGCACTGTGTTGCCAACGACGACAGATGAATCTTTTGGGAATCAAGTTGATGTGAGCCAAgatgatgatgctgatgatCTAGAAATGGAAGGATTCTATGCTTCTCTTGATGCTGAGACCAATGTTATTTCATTTTCTCCAAATGAAGAGACCATGGAAGCACTGAAAATAGCACTAGACTTCATCACCAATAATAATGATGCTTCAGTGTTCTTGGATGCTCAACATTGCTGCATCATGAAAACCAGCTTAGATTATCTCTCCAGTTTGTCTGCTAATGATGGTTTATCAGGTGCCATGAGAGCATTGATATCTGAAGCTTCAACTGTGTTTGCACATTGTAGTAGTAGCTACATTGAAGCAAATATGAAAGTTGAGTCCACTGCTTCAGAGCTGTTGAGGGCTGATAACTTAAAATCTGACCTTGAAAATAACAAGAATCAGTTCAATGATACGGTGGCGTCAGAAAAAGAACTGCGGCAAAAGTTGGCACGTTTGGAGGAAATGAAAGAGGAGCTAGAAAAGCAAATCAGAACTACTAATGCTAACATCATGGCTTCTCGAAAAGAACAGAACACGACtcgaaagagaaagagagatgtCTATGTGGAAGGAAAGGCACTCAAAGCTCAAATGGATGTGATGAAGGAGAAAGTACCACGTTTGCAACATGAGCATGACTTGGCAAAGGAAAACCAGGAAAAAATCAAAGCTGAATGGTCAGAGTTtggagaaaaatttaaaaagattgtTGTAAAGTCAGCTGTACAAGATTACCAAGAGGAGTTTGGTTTTGTCCTTAAGCAACAAGTGcatgacaaaaattttaatttctattaa
- the LOC107487212 gene encoding TMV resistance protein N isoform X1 produces MACVASATTSSSYFPFTYDAFLSFRGEDTRSGFTGYLYYSLTNRGIKTFIDDEELGRGKEIASSLFTAIQQSRAAIVVLSKYYASSSFCLDELVKILDCVKGKGRLIIPVFYDVDPSDVRKQTGTYGEALAVHENKFKFERLKRWKIALEKIADLSGYHFKHGDGYEHKFVAKIVGHVSIEIKRATLPIVDHPVGLDSQVENVISLLNVGSSDGVCVLGIHGIGGIGKTTLAVAVYNWLVNHFAVLCFENICFHENTRENSNKYGLKHLQKTLLFELVGENKVTLMSVREGISMLKQKLQRKKIILILDDIDQQEQLDALAGNLDWFSPGSRVIITTRDTSLLSRYEDRITYELDKLNDKDSLELISFKALKTNKVDRSYLDILSSVVTYASGLPLALEVMGSNFLGKSIEQWKSALDQYRKIPNKKIQNVLKVSFDGLEEFEKEIFLDIACCFKECELTDVKRILCAHHNVDSLEYGLKVLVEKSLIKMDAYRGIILHALIQDMGREIVRQESPKKPGKRSRLWLLEDIVQVFEMNMGSDKIEMIHMDFPKFEKVIRWDGEAFKKMRNLKTLFIRHTYFSQGPKYLPNCLRVLNWEEYPSPCLPLDFHPEGLVIFQLSGKSIQSVRFLEKQKYMSLTVINLDHSNVEEIPDISGVPNLVNLSLNMCLKLIKIHESIVFLDRLGVLSAQGCRRLKRFPSIKLTNLVHLCLSGCSSLEHFPKMLGKLKNILTIYSDGTLIKELPSAIKRFCLISHSSMIKHGASSPPALSSPIVMSPDEEKVTSERSEVDVEEEQGSPMAPLEAKHSACKLPDLLHESFTTYLTWFRNVEDLDLSEHNFTVLDESLKELCSLRSLSLNGCRELREIKGIPPNIKYFSARNCISLTYASKNMLLNKELHEDGAKDFVLPSSSIPNWVEHSSNNDSISFWFRNKLPEISLCVLVGPAVDFSCTHICPEFIINSSRGQAEHLESVETSNQLVDHIFITDPKLMKSKVNEVILENEWNHVVCKIKSCGQRGIAIKKLGIYFHKDRSSMENIQFIDPLLHKEELIMGNFQVNMQQQKYMASHERRLSLDLPLGMSFSLNDHVSREPNSSVQGPCVDDLCTLRLGLDYIDLPCHASSERDYGSDSTLLSLASNDTSNDGESNDDLWMYSKELSLRQCWQEPLDSHLRSNLMQLTSTSYNIRDEETAQAVLDHPANILAEYSQSPFLAETQNLQAPLFPSSLSGMAIREEFHHKTCCTVLPTTTDESFGNQVDVSQDDDADDLEMEGFYASLDAETNVISFSPNEETMEALKIALDFITNNNDASVFLDAQHCCIMKTSLDYLSSLSANDGLSGAMRALISEASTVFAHCSSSYIEANMKVESTASELLRADNLKSDLENNKNQFNDTVASEKELRQKLARLEEMKEELEKQIRTTNANIMASRKEQNTTRKRKRDVYVEGKALKAQMDVMKEKVPRLQHEHDLAKENQEKIKAEWSEFGEKFKKIVVKSAVQDYQEEFGFVLKQQVHDKNFNFY; encoded by the exons ATGGCATGTGTAGCGTCAGCAACCACCTCCTCCTCCTACTTTCCTTTCACCTATGATGCTTTTCTCAGCTTCAGAGGTGAGGATACCCGTTCTGGCTTCACTGGCTATCTCTATTACTCTCTCACAAATAGGGGAATCAAGACTTTCATTGATGATGAGGAGCTTGGGAGAGGGAAGGAGATCGCATCCTCACTTTTCACTGCAATCCAACAGTCCAGGGCCGCAATCGTTGTGCTCTCTAAGTATtatgcttcttcttcattttgtttgGATGAACTTGTCAAGATTCTTGACTGTGTTAAGGGAAAGGGCAGGTTGATTATTCCTGTTTTCTATGACGTGGATCCTTCTGATGTGCGGAAGCAGACAGGGACTTATGGAGAAGCATTGGCTGTGCATGAGAACAAGTTCAAGTTCGAGAGGCTTAAGAGATGGAAAATTGCTTTGGAGAAAATAGCAGACTTGTCTGGTTATCATTTCAAACACGG GGATGGATATGAGCACAAGTTTGTTGCCAAGATTGTTGGACATGTATCAATAGAGATTAAACGTGCTACTTTACCTATTGTAGATCACCCAGTTGGATTGGATTCCCAAGTGGAAAATGTAATTTCTCTTTTGAATGTTGGGTCTAGTGATGGAGTTTGCGTGCTCGGGATTCATGGAATTGGTGGAATAGGTAAAACAACACTTGCTGTGGCAGTGTATAATTGGCTTGTCAATCATTTTGCAGTTTTatgttttgaaaatatatgtttCCATGAAAATACAAGAGAGAATTCAAATAAATATGGATTAAAACATCTGCAGAAGACCCTTCTGTTTGAACTAGTTGGAGAAAATAAAGTTACATTGATGAGTGTTAGAGAAGGAATATCAATGTTAAAGCAAAAACTCCAacgaaagaaaattattttgattctaGATGACATTGACCAACAAGAGCAATTAGATGCTCTAGCTGGAAATCTTGATTGGTTTAGTCCTGGTAGTAGAGTTATCATCACAACTCGGGACACGAGTTTGCTATCAAGGTATGAGGACAGAATAACATATGAGTTAGATAAGTTGAATGATAAAGATTCTCTAGAATTGATCAGTTTCAAAGctttaaaaactaacaaagtTGATCGAAGTTACTTAGACATCTTGAGCAGTGTGGTAACTTATGCTTCTGGCCTACCATTGGCTTTGGAAGTTATGGGATCCAACTTTCTGGGCAAAAGTATAGAACAGTGGAAGTCTGCATTAGATCAATATAGAAAAATTCCCAATAAAAAGATACAAAATGTGCTTAAGGTAAGCTTTGATGGATTGGAGGAATTTGAGAAGGAAATTTTTCTTGATATTGCTTGTTGTTTCAAAGAATGTGAATTGACAGATGTCAAAAGGATACTTTGTGCTCATCATAATGTCGACTCCTTGGAATATGGACTTAAAGTGTTGGTTGAAAAATCACTAATAAAAATGGATGCATATCGTGGAATAATCTTGCATGCCCTCATTCAAGACATGGGTAGAGAAATTGTGCGTCAAGAATCACCAAAAAAGCCTGGGAAGCGTAGTCGATTATGGCTCCTTGAAGATATAGTTCAAGTTTTTGAAATGAATATG GGATCTGACAAAATTGAAATGATACATATGGATTTTCCCAAGTTTGAAAAAGTAATAAGATGGGATGGAGAGGCTTTCAAGAAAATGAGAAATCTCAAAACACTGTTTATTAGACATACTTATTTTTCCCAAGGTCCCAAGTATCTTCCAAATTGTTTAAGAGTGTTGAATTGGGAGGAATATCCTTCACCTTGTTTACCACTTGATTTTCATCCGGAGGGACTTGTCATATTCCAATTATCCGGCAAGAGTATACAGTCAGTTAGGTTTCTTGAAAAGCAAAAG TACATGAGCTTGACGGTCATAAATCTTGATCATTCTAATGTAGAAGAGATACCTGATATATCCGGGGTCCCAAATTTAGTAAACCTATCATTGAATATGTGCTTGAAGTTAATTAAAATTCACGAATCAATTGTATTCTTAGATAGACTTGGCGTATTGAGTGCTCAAGGTTGCAGGAGGCTTAAGAGATTTCCATCTATCAAGTTGACCAATCTTGTACATCTCTGTCTTTCAGGGTGCTCTAGTCTTGAACATTTTCCAAAAATGTTaggaaaattaaagaatataCTAACAATTTATTCGGATGGTACTCTGATAAAAGAATTGCCATCTGCTATTAAAAGGTTTTGTTTGATTAGCCATTCAAGTATGATAAAACATGGAGCAAGTTCCCCACCAGCACTAAGTTCCCCAATTGTCATGTCTCCAGATGAAGAGAAAGTGACTTCTGAGAGGTCTGAAGTAGATGTTGAAGAAGAACAAGGGAGTCCAATGGCACCTTTGGAGGCAAAACATTCTGCCTGCAAACTACCAGATTTGCTCCATGAATCTTTTACAACTTATCTTACCTGGTTTCGCAATGTGGAAGATTTAGACCTGTCAGAGCATAATTTCACAGTTCTTGATGAAAGCCTCAAAGAACTTTGCTCCTTGAGGTCACTTAGTTTGAATGGCTGCAGAGAACTTCGAGAAATTAAAGGGATTCCACCAAACATAAAGTATTTCTCTGCAAGAAACTGCATATCCTTGACTTACGCCAGCAAAAACATGTTACTTAACAAG GAATTGCATGAGGATGGAGCCAAGGATTTTGTTCTTCCAAGTAGTAGCATCCCAAATTGGGTGGAGCATAGTAGCAAcaatgattcaatttctttctgGTTTCGCAACAAGCTTCCTGAAATCTCTTTATGTGTTCTTGTTGGACCTGCGGTTGATTTTTCGTGTACACACATTTGTCCGGAGTTTATCATCAACAGCAGCAGAGGTCAAGCGGAACATCTTGAATCAGTGGAGACATCCAATCAATTAGTGGATCATATATTTATTACTGATCCAAAATTGATGAAATCCAAAGTGAATGAAGTGATTTTAGAAAATGAATGGAATCATGTTGTGTGTAAAATTAAGTCTTGTGGCCAAAGGGGAATAGCTATCAAGAAACTTGGAATCTATTTTCACAAAGATAGAAGTAGCATGGAGAATATTCAATTTATTGATCCTCTGTTGCATAAAGAAGAGTTGATCATGGGAAATTTTCAGGTAAATATGCAACAACAGAAGTATATGGCATCACATGAAAGGAGGCTTTCATTGGATCTTCCTTTAGGAATGAGTTTTTCATTGAATGATCATGTGAGTAGGGAACCAAATTCCAGTGTGCAAG GCCCATGTGTTGATGATTTATGTACACTAAGGTTGGGCTTAGACTACATTGACCTGCCTTGTCATGCATCTTCAGAAAGGGATTATGGTTCAGATTCAACATTGTTAAGCTTAGCAAGTAATGATACTTCTAATGATGGGG AAAGTAATGATGATTTATGGATGTATAGCAAGGAGTTATCCCTGCGTCAATGTTGGCAAGAACCTTTGGACTCTCACCTGAGATCAAATTTAATGCAATTAACATCCACAAGCTACAACATTAGAGATGAAGAGACAG CCCAAGCAGTGCTGGATCACCCTGCTAATATACTGGCAGAATATTCTCAATCCCCATTTTTGGCTGAGACACAAAACCTTCAAGCTCCATTATTTCCCTCTTCATTAAGTGGAATGGCTATTAGAGAAGAATTTCATCACAAAACATGTTGCACTGTGTTGCCAACGACGACAGATGAATCTTTTGGGAATCAAGTTGATGTGAGCCAAgatgatgatgctgatgatCTAGAAATGGAAGGATTCTATGCTTCTCTTGATGCTGAGACCAATGTTATTTCATTTTCTCCAAATGAAGAGACCATGGAAGCACTGAAAATAGCACTAGACTTCATCACCAATAATAATGATGCTTCAGTGTTCTTGGATGCTCAACATTGCTGCATCATGAAAACCAGCTTAGATTATCTCTCCAGTTTGTCTGCTAATGATGGTTTATCAGGTGCCATGAGAGCATTGATATCTGAAGCTTCAACTGTGTTTGCACATTGTAGTAGTAGCTACATTGAAGCAAATATGAAAGTTGAGTCCACTGCTTCAGAGCTGTTGAGGGCTGATAACTTAAAATCTGACCTTGAAAATAACAAGAATCAGTTCAATGATACGGTGGCGTCAGAAAAAGAACTGCGGCAAAAGTTGGCACGTTTGGAGGAAATGAAAGAGGAGCTAGAAAAGCAAATCAGAACTACTAATGCTAACATCATGGCTTCTCGAAAAGAACAGAACACGACtcgaaagagaaagagagatgtCTATGTGGAAGGAAAGGCACTCAAAGCTCAAATGGATGTGATGAAGGAGAAAGTACCACGTTTGCAACATGAGCATGACTTGGCAAAGGAAAACCAGGAAAAAATCAAAGCTGAATGGTCAGAGTTtggagaaaaatttaaaaagattgtTGTAAAGTCAGCTGTACAAGATTACCAAGAGGAGTTTGGTTTTGTCCTTAAGCAACAAGTGcatgacaaaaattttaatttctattaa